The Candidatus Desulfatibia profunda DNA segment GTTTCTCGTTTTATCGTCAAACGCCATGTTGTTCCCCAGTTAATCTGTTTCATTCTCCAACTGAAAGCGAATTTCCACCTTTTCATGCTTAAAAGCATTCGCACGAACCTCTTCAAGCGTTTTTAACAAGTCATTAAGCTCCTTAAGGGATGCGATTCGTGTCGGTATTAAAACCGTCTTAAGGAAGGTGTTTTCCTCGTGTGCCTTTGCACGACGTTCCTTTTCATTTTCACGGGCACGTTCTTTGCCCATGGCAATAATTCGTTTGCGAAGATCTTGGACAGTTGAGTGGATATTAAATTCATGGGTAATAAGACGTTTGAGGCCATCCAAGTTTTCTTCCGCTTCGATTTTAAGCCCTTCCAGTTGGCCAAGAGCAAGAGATTGTTCCTCTTGCGTCAATTCTACCCATTCCGGAAGACGGCTCAGCTCTTGCTCTGCTTCTTTTATGCTCTGTCGCTGTACCTCAAGCATCTTACCGGCAGCATCTCTGGTGCTTGCCTCTATATTTGTTAGAACCGTGTTCAAATCGATAGCATGTTTGTAAAACTCCTCTGAGGCCAACCTCTCTTCCAAATTTTTGATCTCATCTGCCAATTCATCTCTCAACTGGCCAGGAACTCCGGATGCTGGAAAGGAATTAATTTCTTTACGGTGCTTTTGCAGGGATTTGATGGTTTTTTCAAGCCCCTGTTTAAAGGCCACATCTACCTCACCGGCCCATTTTAAATTCTCATAGAGGATCGATTCTTCACCGCCTAAGCGTTCCGGCGCATCAGAAGCATCTGTGAAAAGAACATCAGCGATGTCCTTGTTAAGTGAGCGAATCCGATCACTGCCTGGCAGCTCCATCGAGTTGAGTTTTTCACCCAAAGAAGCAAAACGAGACTGGAACTGAGGCAGATGTTTTGCAGCTGCTCTGCTGATATCTTGCTCAAGTGGCGTCACCATATCCCCGATCAATTCGGTTAACCGTTCGGACGCACGAGCACATACTTCCATTGAAGGCCGCCCTTCGCGCAAAGAGACACCCACAGTTTTAAAGGCGTTGTTGGTTTTTAAGGCGTCGATTGCTTGCTGACCGTTAGCTGTGACCTCGCGTCCGGACACCTTCAGTTTAATTTCGCCGGCCACAAGTAACGATGCAATTAGATAACGGAGAGTGTCTTGAGACCAACCAAATGGCGCGCCGGTAAAGTGCTCAATCAATCGTTTCCCCTCTACCGTTCCATTTCGATCGATGTAGTCTCGGATACTCAGTAACGCCTTGTGGTCAGTTTGTATCGACGGTGTGCCACCATCTAATTTCACAAGATCCAGTGGATCAATCTTTGATGTTACGGCTGCGAGGTTTCCAGTCCGCAGGAATTTTTCTGCAAGAGCTGTTTCCGCTCTAACCGGGGCTTCGGAATAACGGTCAAATACCTGAGAGGCTACTCCTGCTAAATGCATCCTACAGGCTTCCAGTACATCATTATCCAGACTGTCAACAGCAGTAGTTTGAGCCCGAAATACAAATGATCCTTTGGACAGACAACGCTTTAAAATATGCCTTAGCTCTCCTGTTAACTTCGTCGCTCTATCAGTTTGGGCTGCGCAATATTCCTTGACTTCCTGGTCAGGCTCATTGCGATAGCGATTACAAATTTCGTTACAACGATATATCTCGGCCAGTTTTTCATCAACTTCGGGGACTGTTCGCCCGAGCAAATAGATGATATACTGGGAGCTGCGATGTCGCGATTCATCAACAAGTCGAGTCCGCACGGTTGCATACTGGGCGGGGCCGGCGAGTTCAACTATGGTCTGGATTGTTTCGCGTTCACCGGCAAGGCTAGCGGTGAAGGAACCGCCGGTCTGTGATTTAAGACCTGATTTAACCGCCAATGATCCATCCACTCGAGTTGATGGTAGAGGCGTAAACGCTTCTTTTAGAGCTTCGTTAAAAATACGTCTTGTTTCTATGGATCTTAAAGGAATCTGAGCGCGCTCTTGTTCTATATCATTGAGCTTTTCGCTGAAAAAGCACAGGTTCCCATCCTGTTCGCCAAATGGGACAAGCGCATCATTAATCATCTCATTGACAGCTTTTTCCACACTTTCTCGGCGAGAGGCAGCGCTAATTTCAGGATGCATTAAGCTGGATACATTATGAACGGTTACCGGAAGGTTACCCAGTATCTGTAATACGGCTACTGTCTTGGCAATTTCCTGGTGGATTTCCAAGTCCGGGAAACGGATGAGCGCTTTGCCCACAGAACGATACACCGATGGAAATGCGCGTCTAATATCCTTTTCCAAGGAGTCGTAAAGGGTAACAGTTGTTGCCAGCCATCCTATTGAATGTTCTGCAATAGGGGGCTGTTTGTTGGTTCCCTCAATCAGTATGTCCTGAACGACCTTTATTGCGGACCTGAGACCGATGCCGCCAGTGGATTTCGCCAATGCACCCAATAAATGGAGCAAAATGTCAAAGTGAGCCGGTAGAAAAGGGTATAAATTGGTGAAAGTTTTTTTATTGAAGTCAGAATCATAATATTTGGCGTCCTGCAGTTTTGTGTTATGCCGCAGCATTTGTCCATTTTTCTCAAATTGATCGTTGAGAAGCGTTTCACCTTCAGGTGATTTCCCTAAAAGACGTTTGTAACAGATTTCCTTGATATCGCTGGATTCTAAATCGATTTGGATAGGGAAACGATCTTTTAATCTAAATAGCTCCGGTGCATTAAGAGCGGCACGAGGGTCGTCTTCAGTAAGGGTCTGTTGTGCCGTGCTGATGATCCATACTTTTCCTTCCCCGATCTGTTTTAAATTTTTTGCCAATCCATCCAAATTAAGGATTAAATTCTGGCGGGAAGCAATATATTGGCCGACTTCATCGATAATAAAAATAATA contains these protein-coding regions:
- the brxC gene encoding BREX system P-loop protein BrxC, with protein sequence MDKIKSLFDKNKDIYRTIEKVITYDASQENRLKAEISEYVVTESIEEQIEKLLTRMQTAMEEEGQNEVGVWVSGFYGSGKSSFTKYLGLALDEQVQIDGVPFVKHLQNRLHKPQTKALLATVAKRFPAAVVLLDLASEMLAGATMEEISTVLYYKALQFAGYSRNLKVASFERKLHKDDRYEEFKQKILNDIGVEWSSVQNDPLVVDSMIPEIAHQMYPELFKTLNAFNTETSDFIQFENERVMEMLDIIRDATGKRHIIFIIDEVGQYIASRQNLILNLDGLAKNLKQIGEGKVWIISTAQQTLTEDDPRAALNAPELFRLKDRFPIQIDLESSDIKEICYKRLLGKSPEGETLLNDQFEKNGQMLRHNTKLQDAKYYDSDFNKKTFTNLYPFLPAHFDILLHLLGALAKSTGGIGLRSAIKVVQDILIEGTNKQPPIAEHSIGWLATTVTLYDSLEKDIRRAFPSVYRSVGKALIRFPDLEIHQEIAKTVAVLQILGNLPVTVHNVSSLMHPEISAASRRESVEKAVNEMINDALVPFGEQDGNLCFFSEKLNDIEQERAQIPLRSIETRRIFNEALKEAFTPLPSTRVDGSLAVKSGLKSQTGGSFTASLAGERETIQTIVELAGPAQYATVRTRLVDESRHRSSQYIIYLLGRTVPEVDEKLAEIYRCNEICNRYRNEPDQEVKEYCAAQTDRATKLTGELRHILKRCLSKGSFVFRAQTTAVDSLDNDVLEACRMHLAGVASQVFDRYSEAPVRAETALAEKFLRTGNLAAVTSKIDPLDLVKLDGGTPSIQTDHKALLSIRDYIDRNGTVEGKRLIEHFTGAPFGWSQDTLRYLIASLLVAGEIKLKVSGREVTANGQQAIDALKTNNAFKTVGVSLREGRPSMEVCARASERLTELIGDMVTPLEQDISRAAAKHLPQFQSRFASLGEKLNSMELPGSDRIRSLNKDIADVLFTDASDAPERLGGEESILYENLKWAGEVDVAFKQGLEKTIKSLQKHRKEINSFPASGVPGQLRDELADEIKNLEERLASEEFYKHAIDLNTVLTNIEASTRDAAGKMLEVQRQSIKEAEQELSRLPEWVELTQEEQSLALGQLEGLKIEAEENLDGLKRLITHEFNIHSTVQDLRKRIIAMGKERARENEKERRAKAHEENTFLKTVLIPTRIASLKELNDLLKTLEEVRANAFKHEKVEIRFQLENETD